In Penaeus vannamei isolate JL-2024 chromosome 15, ASM4276789v1, whole genome shotgun sequence, the following are encoded in one genomic region:
- the LOC113815810 gene encoding uncharacterized protein yields the protein MLRGIFVLALVFAAGVSYSEQAKLGKKVEDEPANEEVAVDQPVVLFEESESKDSEGSSSARSKRSLLGSYSSGHSHHGSHSGSSSFTSPVTVSGGNGASFSSFQGFGSSGNGLGSSLVGSNGGSSGFQGFGSSFGSGLGSSQGFGGSSGGFGASGIGGSSGGFGASGFGGSSGGFGPSGFGSSSGSFGASGFGGSVQPGILVGSGRLVGFSGAGSSLGSGSVGVGSSFSSGSSLGSGSAGFGSFQNGNGAGFGSSFQNGNGAVFRSSFQNGNGAGFGSSFQNGNGAGFGSSFQSGNGAGFGSSFSSGSSLGGFSGFSGSGLSSSNGGLDGSYLPPV from the exons ATGTTG CGTGGAATCTTCGTGCTGGCGCTTGTGTTCGCGGCTGGAGTGTCCTACTCCGAACAG GCGAAGCTAGGAAAGAAGGTCGAGGACGAGCCAGCCAACGAGGAGGTCGCCGTAGACCAGCCGGTGGTTCTCTTTGA gGAATCTGAGAGTAAGGACAGCGAAGGCTCCTCATCCGCAAGGTCCAAGCGCTCTCTCCTCGGCTCCTACTCCTCGGGCCACAGTCACCACGGATCCCACTCGGGAAGTTCGAGCTTCACCTCTCCGGTCACTGTCTCCGGAGGCAATGGGGCTTCCTTCTCCAGCTTCCAGGGATTCGGGTCTTCGGGTAACGGGTTGGGCTCGTCGCTCGTAGGATCCAACGGCGGCTCGTCTGGATTCCAAGGCTTTGGAAGCTCCTTCGGCTCGGGACTCGGTTCGTCCCAAGGATTCGGTGGCTCTTCTGGCGGCTTTGGAGCCTCAGGAATCGGTGGCTCTTCCGGCGGCTTTGGAGCTTCAGGATTCGGTGGTTCTTCTGGGGGCTTTGGACCCTCAGGCTTTGGTAGTTCCTCCGGCAGCTTTGGAGCCTCAGGGTTCGGCGGTTCAGTCCAACCAGGAATCCTTGTGGGATCAGGAAGACTGGTAGGTTTCAGTGGAGCTGGAAGTTCTCTGGGATCCGGATCAGTAGGCGTAGGTTCCTCCTTCAGCTCGGGCAGTTCCTTGGGCTCCGGCTCAGCAGGATTCGGCTCATTCCAGAACGGGAATGGCGCAGGATTCGGTTCCTCCTTCCAGAATGGGAATGGCGCAGTGTTCAGGTCTTCATTCCAGAATGGTAATGGCGCAGGGTTCGGTTCCTCCTTCCAGAACGGGAATGGCGCAGGTTTCGGGTCTTCATTCCAGTCAGGAAATGGCGCAGGATTCGGATCTTCCTTCAGTTCCGGAAGCTCTCTTGGAGGCTTCTCAGGCTTCTCAGGGTCCGGCCTGAGCTCCTCCAATGGCGGGCTCGACGGCTCTTACCTTCCTCCCGTCTAA
- the LOC113815809 gene encoding uncharacterized transmembrane protein DDB_G0289901, producing MKMWMLALALGAAVNAADMPMPYDYAYGVNGEVTGDIKAHKETTSQDGRTEGEYRWLQPNGLYIVTRYFIDGESGYQATVSEEEGPNIANFYSNSQDLPVTNLLSQISQQAVSSQQNFNSQQSSGSQQSFGSQFTGQSTGFSQTGSSGVRQPGLAGQRLAGSTSFSQRGTNANFGQSGSPSFNRAGQGSTSRQTSTSFSQSQSSGLVTGSNRFSQTGSGNSSPSGQRLSGLSGISQTGSANQFSQTGTLGQRVTGSNTFSQTGSGGQLTGSAGFIQRGSSGQRVTGSTSFIQTSSNGQSGAGPVSFSQSGSSGQRVTGSTSFSQAGASGQQTGSAGFGSSGQRVTGSSFGQSGTSSQLSGSAGFTQTGSSGQRVTGSTGFSQAGSGSQRVTGSTTFSQAGASGQRVTGSTGFNQVGSSGQLTGSTGFNQAGSSGQRVTGSTTFSQAGASVQRVSGSNGFSQTGSSGQLSGSAGFTQTGSSGQRVTGSTTFSQAGASGQRVSGSSGFSQSGSSGQLSGSAGFTQTGSSGQRVTGSTTFSQAGASGQRVTGSTGFRQSGSAGQLTGSAGFTQTGSSGQRVSGSTSFSQAGASGQRVSGSSGFSQSGSSGQLSGSAGFSQAGSGSTFSQSGSSGQLSGTSGFTQTGSSGQRVTGSTSFTQAGASGQRVTGSSGQLSGSAGFSQAGSGSQPQTGSSGFSQLSFNGQRVTGSTGLKQVSSGFSQSGSQGSTAGSAGFSQGVTGSAGFSQTSSVNQGAIGATAFGQAGSNGFSSSTSSQASFSSSQNTGVKSVAVVLAGSPEATQLLN from the exons ATGAAGATGTGGATGCTGGCGCTCGCTCTCGGGGCGGCGGTCAACGCGGCCGATATG CCCATGCCCTACGACTACGCCTACGGGGTCAACGGGGAGGTGACCGGGGACATCAAGGCGCACAAGGAAACGACGAGTCAGGACGGGCGCACGGAGGGAGAGTACCGCTGGTTGCAGCCGAATGGACTCTACAT AGTAACTCGTTACTTCATTGATGGCGAGAGTGGGTATCAAGCAACTGTTAGTGAAGAAGAAGGCCCAAACATAGCTAACTTCTACTCAAACAGTCAAGATTTACCTGTCACAAATTTGCTCAGTCAAATAAGCCAGCAAGCCGTTAGCTCTCAACAGAACTTTAACTCTCAACAAAGTTCTGGTTCTCAGCAGAGCTTTGGGTCACAGTTTACTGGTCAGTCAACTGGTTTCAGCCAGACAGGGTCAAGTGGTGTGCGTCAACCGGGATTAGCTGGTCAGCGATTGGCTGGATCCACCAGTTTCAGTCAAAGAGGCACAAATGCTAATTTTGGCCAGTCAGGATCCCCCAGTTTCAACCGGGCTGGACAAGGTTCTACGTCACGTCAAACTTCAACCAGTTTTAGCCAGTCACAATCAAGTGGACTAGTGACAGGATCCAATAGATTTAGTCAGACAGGATCCGGGAATTCCAGCCCAAGTGGTCAGCGTTTGAGTGGATTAAGTGGCATCTCTCAAACTGGCTCAGCAAACCAATTCAGTCAGACAGGCACCCTTGGTCAACGTGTTACTGGATCAAATACCTTCAGTCAGACAGGTTCAGGTGGTCAGTTGACTGGATCAGCTGGTTTCATCCAAAGGGGATCAAGTGGTCAGCGTGTGACTGGATCCACCAGCTTCATTCAGACTAGTTCAAATGGCCAAAGTGGGGCTGGTCCAGTTAGCTTCAGCCAGTCAGGATCAAGTGGTCAGCGAGTGACTGGATCAACCAGCTTCTCTCAGGCAGGAGCAAGTGGTCAGCAGACTGGATCAGCTGGCTTCGGATCAAGTGGCCAACGTGTGACTGGCTCATCTTTTGGCCAATCTGGAACAAGTAGTCAGTTGTCTGGATCAGCTGGCTTCACCCAGACTGGGTCTAGTGGTCAACGTGTGACTGGATCAACTGGTTTCAGCCAAGCTGGATCAGGCAGTCAGCGTGTGACTGGGTCAACCACTTTCTCTCAAGCAGGAGCAAGTGGACAGCGTGTGACCGGTTCAACTGGTTTCAACCAAGTTGGATCAAGTGGTCAGTTGACTGGATCTACTGGCTTCAACCAAGCTGGATCAAGTGGTCAGCGAGTGACTGGGTCAACCACTTTCTCTCAAGCAGGAGCAAGTGTTCAGCGTGTAAGTGGTTCAAATGGTTTCAGCCAAACTGGTTCAAGTGGCCAACTGTCTGGATCAGCTGGCTTCACCCAGACTGGTTCTAGTGGTCAGCGAGTGACTGGGTCAACCACTTTCTCTCAAGCAGGAGCGAGTGGACAGCGTGTAAGTGGTTCAAGTGGTTTCAGCCAATCTGGTTCAAGTGGTCAACTGTCTGGATCAGCTGGCTTCACCCAGACTGGTTCTAGTGGTCAGCGAGTGACTGGGTCAACCACTTTCTCTCAAGCAGGAGCAAGTGGACAGCGTGTGACTGGTTCCACTGGCTTCAGGCAGTCTGGATCAGCTGGTCAATTGACTGGATCAGCTGGCTTCACCCAGACTGGTTCTAGTGGTCAGCGTGTGAGTGGATCAACCAGTTTCAGCCAAGCAGGAGCAAGTGGTCAGCGTGTGAGTGGTTCAAGTGGTTTCAGCCAATCTGGTTCAAGTGGACAACTGTCTGGATCAGCTGGCTTCAGTCAGGCAGGATCTGGTTCAACCTTTAGCCAATCTGGATCAAGTGGTCAGTTGTCTGGAACATCTGGCTTCACCCAGACAGGATCCAGTGGTCAGCGTGTGACTGGATCAACTAGTTTCACCCAAGCAGGAGCAAGTGGTCAGCGTGTGACTGGTTCAAGTGGCCAACTGTCTGGATCAGCTGGCTTCAGTCAGGCAGGATCAGGTAGCCAACCTCAAACTGGATCATCTGGCTTCAGTCAGTTGAGCTTCAATGGCCAGAGGGTGACTGGCTCAACTGGTCTCAAGCAAGTTTCAAGTGGCTTTAGTCAATCTGGATCTCAAGGCAGCACTGCTGGATCAGCTGGATTTAGCCAAGGCGTGACTGGATCAGCTGGATTTAGTCAGACAAGTTCAGTTAATCAAGGTGCCATTGGAGCGACTGCCTTTGGCCAAGCTGGATCAAATGGCTTCAGCAGCTCCACAAGTTCACAGGCAAGTTTCAGTTCTTCACAGAATACTGGGGTCAAGAGTGTTGCTGTAGTACTGGCTGGATCACCTGAAGCTACACAACTGTTGAactaa